Proteins encoded together in one Archocentrus centrarchus isolate MPI-CPG fArcCen1 unplaced genomic scaffold, fArcCen1 scaffold_89_ctg1, whole genome shotgun sequence window:
- the LOC115777959 gene encoding uncharacterized protein LOC115777959, with protein sequence QHALAVLVEVNEGAESVLLPCQFSGFIPEEPTVMWTRSDLDPKSVHLLREGGDDLRGQNQRYRRRTSVRSDALDSGDFSLTLRKPQLTDSGSYTCSISDGRREKRLTDIQLQVKDQQVEVKVEEGSESVILPCKTTPDLPKDTRVEWTRSDRELMVVHVYSNRSDHLKKQDDLYRERTKMNNDLLGTGDLSLTLKQPTQRDTGGYICTIYRDKDILRHKVVLQVKEPFPSWAIALLVLLVLLLLVSGGLLFHFRHHFMPDCQVKVEEGAESVQLPFKTTENLPEDAEVQWVRYNLKKTVHVSKKDSDQPDKQHQDYRDQTTMNEDLLRTGDLSLTLKQPTERDSGEYRCVVYGMIWRGKTVLLKVKGRVQVQDQTEDIWNKSRSTDPTLLSAEGCTV encoded by the exons cagcatgccctggctgtgctggtggaggtgaatgagggggcggagtctgtcctgctgccctgtCAGTTCTCAGGTTTTATACCTGAGGAGCCCACAGTGATGTGGACTCGCAGTGATCTGGATCCCAAATCTGTCCACCTGCTCCGAGAAGGAGGAGATGATCTTAGAGGACAAAACCAGCGTTACAGGAGACGCACATCAGTGAGGTCTGATGCTCTGGACTCTGGAGacttcagcctcactctgaggaaaCCACAGCTGACTGACAGCGGCAGCTACACCTGCTCCATCAGTGATGGAAGACGAGAAAAGAGACTGACAGACATccagctgcaggtcaaag accagcaggtggaggtgaaggtggaGGAAGGCTCAGAGTCTGTCATCCTGCCCTGCAAAACAACACCTGACCTGCCCAAGGACACCAGGGTGGAGTGGACTCGCTCTGACAGAGAACTCATGGTGGTCCATGTGTATTCTAATAGAAGTGACCACCTTAAGAAGCAAGATGATCTTTACAGAGAGCGAACGAAGATGAACAATGACCTACTgggaactggagacctcagtctgaccctaaaacagcccacacagagagacacaggaggATACATCTGCACCATCTACAGGGACAAAGACATCCTGAGACACAAAGTAgtgctgcaggtcaaag AACCATTTCCCTCCTGGGCCATAGCTCTCCTGGTTCTCctggttcttcttcttttggtttctggaggtcttttatttcattttaggcACCATTTCATGCCAG ACTGTCAGgtgaaggtggaggagggggcggagtctgtccagctgcccttcaaaaccacagaaaacctGCCTGAAGATGCTGAAGTGCAGTGGGTACGCTATAACCTAAAGAAGACAGTCCATGTATCTAAGAAAGACTCTGACCAGCCTGACAAACAGCACCAGGATTACAGAGACCAAACAAcgatgaatgaagacctgctgagaactggagacctcagtctgaccctgaaacagcccacagagagagacagtggagAATACAGATGTGTCGTCTATGGAATGATCTGGAGAGGGAAAACAGTGCTGCTCAAAGtcaaag GGAGAGTTCAGGTCCAGGATCAAACAGAGGACATCTGGAACAAAAGCCGCTCCACTGATCCAACTCTTCTATCAGCTGAGGGCTGTACAGTATGA